From the Sphingomonas phyllosphaerae 5.2 genome, one window contains:
- the trmD gene encoding tRNA (guanosine(37)-N1)-methyltransferase TrmD, with protein MTFHATILTLYPEMFPGPLGTSLAGRALGEGRWALDAVNIRDFTTDRHRTVDDTPAGGGAGMVLRADVLARAVDAHADGRPLLAMTPRGRPLTQARVRDLASGPGAVILCGRFEGFDERLLEARGIEEVSIGDYILSGGEMATLVLLDACVRLLPGVMGAASSGVEESFESGLLEYPHYTRPVEWEGRTIPQVLRSGDHAKIAAWRQRQAEIDTRLRRPDLWERHEGARVGTPSGARQRTEDDQ; from the coding sequence ATGACCTTCCACGCGACGATCCTGACGCTGTATCCGGAGATGTTTCCCGGCCCGCTCGGCACCTCGCTGGCGGGGCGTGCGCTGGGCGAGGGGCGGTGGGCGCTGGATGCCGTCAACATCCGTGATTTCACCACCGATCGCCACCGGACCGTCGACGATACGCCGGCGGGCGGCGGTGCGGGCATGGTGCTGCGCGCGGATGTCCTCGCGCGCGCGGTCGACGCGCATGCCGACGGTCGGCCTTTGCTCGCGATGACGCCGCGAGGACGGCCGTTGACGCAGGCGCGGGTGCGCGACCTGGCAAGCGGGCCGGGCGCGGTGATCCTGTGCGGCCGGTTCGAGGGGTTCGACGAACGATTGCTGGAGGCGCGCGGGATCGAGGAGGTTTCAATCGGCGACTATATCCTGTCCGGCGGCGAGATGGCGACGCTGGTGCTGCTCGATGCTTGCGTTCGGCTGCTGCCCGGCGTAATGGGCGCGGCTTCGAGCGGAGTCGAGGAGAGCTTCGAAAGCGGCCTCCTGGAATATCCGCACTATACCCGACCGGTCGAATGGGAGGGGCGCACGATCCCGCAGGTGCTGCGATCGGGGGATCATGCGAAGATCGCGGCCTGGCGGCAACGGCAGGCGGAGATCGACACACGGCTACGGCGGCCAGACCTGTGGGAGCGTCACGAGGGCGCTCGGGTCGGCACGCCCTCTGGCGCGCGGCAACGGACTGAGGACGACCAATGA
- a CDS encoding type II toxin-antitoxin system VapC family toxin — protein sequence MAWLAAEINFVNFMLDANIIIALLGGGPQILRERVERCRPGDISISSIAFAEVALGSWNGKRPSLAVLDQLPRLFQVLPFDHLAARIYAQLPFRRRSFDMLIAAHARSLDVTLITNNEKDFADIPGLNIENWTR from the coding sequence ATGGCCTGGCTGGCAGCAGAAATCAATTTCGTGAATTTCATGCTTGATGCGAATATCATCATCGCGCTTCTGGGTGGTGGGCCGCAAATACTTCGCGAACGCGTCGAGCGGTGCAGGCCGGGCGACATTTCCATCTCGTCGATCGCGTTTGCTGAAGTGGCGTTGGGAAGCTGGAACGGAAAGCGGCCATCGCTGGCTGTCCTCGATCAGCTTCCCCGTTTGTTCCAAGTGTTGCCGTTCGACCACCTCGCAGCGAGGATCTACGCGCAATTGCCCTTCCGGAGGCGCAGCTTTGACATGCTGATCGCGGCACATGCGCGGTCACTCGACGTAACGTTGATCACAAACAACGAAAAAGACTTCGCCGACATCCCCGGCCTGAATATCGAAAACTGGACCCGATGA
- a CDS encoding NAD(P)/FAD-dependent oxidoreductase, whose amino-acid sequence MDDCIIIGAGPAGLTAAIYLARFHLAIRLFDCGSSRAAMIPCTRNHAGYPDGIAGKDLLALMQAQAARYGARREDVRVTALARHGENFVVTTDSGTHHARTVLLATGVVNHRPAHLLPEVHDPALARGLLRYCPICDGYEVTDRRVAVIGTGDHGMREALFLRGFTRDITLVAPEGGHALDVACARALDDAGIVRVEGPCGGYAIEGDRLAFDTARGRMAFDSVYPALGSRIRSRLAVEAGARASDEGCLEVDDHQRTSIPGLFAAGDVVKGLDQISHAMGEAGVAATAIRNLLAERRPLRR is encoded by the coding sequence GTGGACGATTGCATCATCATCGGCGCAGGCCCGGCCGGGTTGACCGCCGCCATCTACCTGGCGCGCTTCCACCTGGCGATCCGGCTGTTCGACTGCGGGTCGAGCCGCGCGGCGATGATCCCGTGCACCCGCAACCATGCCGGCTATCCCGACGGCATCGCGGGGAAGGACCTGCTCGCGTTGATGCAGGCGCAGGCCGCCCGCTACGGCGCGCGGCGGGAGGACGTGCGGGTCACCGCGCTCGCCCGCCACGGCGAGAACTTCGTCGTCACGACCGACAGCGGCACCCACCACGCACGCACCGTGCTGCTGGCCACCGGCGTCGTGAACCACCGCCCCGCGCACTTGCTGCCCGAGGTGCACGATCCGGCACTCGCACGCGGCCTGCTGCGATATTGCCCGATCTGCGACGGCTATGAAGTAACCGATCGCCGCGTCGCCGTGATCGGCACCGGTGACCACGGGATGCGCGAGGCGTTGTTCCTGCGTGGCTTCACGCGCGATATCACGCTCGTTGCACCCGAAGGCGGACACGCACTGGATGTCGCCTGTGCCCGCGCGCTCGACGACGCCGGGATCGTGCGTGTCGAGGGACCATGCGGCGGCTATGCGATCGAGGGCGATCGGCTGGCGTTCGATACCGCGCGCGGGCGAATGGCGTTCGACAGCGTCTATCCCGCGCTCGGCTCGCGGATCCGGTCGCGGCTGGCGGTCGAGGCCGGCGCGCGGGCGAGCGACGAAGGATGCCTGGAGGTCGACGACCACCAGCGCACCAGTATTCCGGGGCTATTCGCCGCCGGCGATGTCGTGAAGGGCCTCGACCAGATCAGCCACGCAATGGGCGAGGCCGGCGTTGCGGCCACGGCGATCCGAAACCTGCTGGCAGAGCGGCGACCGCTACGGCGATAG
- the rimM gene encoding ribosome maturation factor RimM (Essential for efficient processing of 16S rRNA) — protein MVLAAVAGAHGIAGEVRLKVFADDLAAHRSFNDGALTLVKLRDGTIARFAEVADRTAAEALRGTVLTVPRDALPPLGEGEYYHADLLGLAAVSTGGEALGRVVAVENFGAGDVVEIARANGKTFMVPMTAVPEWNPERLVVEAGFVEP, from the coding sequence ATCGTGCTCGCCGCCGTGGCGGGCGCGCATGGCATCGCCGGCGAGGTGCGGCTGAAGGTGTTTGCCGACGATCTGGCGGCGCATCGTTCGTTCAACGACGGAGCGCTGACACTTGTGAAGCTGCGTGACGGCACGATCGCACGCTTCGCCGAGGTCGCGGATCGTACGGCGGCGGAGGCGTTGCGTGGAACGGTGCTGACCGTCCCGCGCGACGCGCTGCCGCCGCTGGGCGAAGGCGAATATTATCATGCCGACCTGCTAGGACTGGCGGCGGTGTCGACCGGGGGCGAGGCGCTCGGGCGCGTCGTTGCGGTCGAAAACTTCGGCGCGGGGGACGTGGTCGAGATTGCACGCGCCAATGGCAAGACATTCATGGTGCCGATGACCGCGGTGCCGGAATGGAACCCTGAGCGGCTGGTGGTTGAGGCAGGTTTCGTCGAACCCTGA
- the rpsP gene encoding 30S ribosomal protein S16 — protein sequence MALSIRLSRGGSKKRPYYRIVVADARSPRDGKFIEKIGNYNPLLAKDDEKRIVLDAERAKHWLSVGAQPTDRVARFLDTAGVKERETRNNPKKAEPGEKAKERAEERAEKQKAAEEAAAEAAKAPAPAEAEAEAPAETAE from the coding sequence ATGGCACTCAGCATTCGCCTGTCGCGTGGCGGCTCGAAGAAGCGTCCGTACTACCGCATCGTCGTGGCGGACGCGCGCAGCCCGCGTGACGGCAAGTTCATCGAGAAGATCGGCAACTACAACCCGCTGCTCGCCAAGGACGACGAGAAGCGGATCGTGCTCGACGCCGAGCGCGCCAAGCATTGGCTGAGCGTCGGCGCGCAGCCGACCGACCGCGTCGCGCGCTTCCTCGACACCGCGGGCGTGAAGGAGCGCGAGACGCGCAACAACCCGAAGAAGGCCGAGCCGGGCGAGAAGGCCAAGGAGCGCGCCGAGGAGCGCGCCGAGAAGCAGAAGGCCGCCGAGGAAGCTGCCGCCGAAGCCGCCAAGGCACCGGCGCCTGCGGAGGCCGAGGCCGAAGCACCGGCCGAAACCGCCGAATAA
- the ffh gene encoding signal recognition particle protein yields the protein MFDSLSDRLGGVFDRLRGRGALTEADVRQAMREVRVALLEADVALPVARQFVDEVTEEAIGQNVLRSVTPGQQVVKIVNDALVRMLGGDEPEGAELNLAVTPPAIVMMVGLQGSGKTTTTAKLAKRLSSNSMTGRTAKKVLMASLDVNRPAAQEQLATLGTQIEVATLPIVVGQQPVEIARRAVQAAKLQGFDVLMLDTAGRLHVDQALMDEMKAVAEVAKPQEILLVVDSLTGQDAVNVAQNFSEQVPLTGVVLTRMDGDARGGAALSMRAVTGKPIKFAGVGEKLDALEAFHPSRVAGRILGMGDVVSLVERAAESIQQEDAERMADRLAKGKFDMNDLRSQLAQMKRMGGLGALAGMLPGMKKAQAAMDAVPGSDKMLVHMDAMIGSMTIKERAKPELINAKRKIRIAKGSGTTVQEVNKLLKMHLEMSTAMKKIKKMGGIKGMMAMLGKGGLGGLGNAIGGADMGDVMGKLGGPGGGLGGGPGLPGLPGNLPGGPGGFKFKR from the coding sequence ATGTTCGATAGCCTTAGCGATCGTCTTGGCGGAGTGTTCGACCGGCTGCGCGGCCGTGGCGCGCTGACCGAGGCGGACGTGCGTCAGGCGATGCGCGAGGTGCGTGTCGCGCTGCTCGAGGCCGACGTCGCACTGCCCGTCGCACGCCAGTTCGTCGACGAGGTGACCGAGGAGGCGATCGGGCAGAACGTCCTGCGCTCGGTCACGCCGGGGCAGCAGGTCGTCAAGATCGTCAACGACGCCCTAGTGCGGATGCTCGGCGGCGACGAGCCCGAGGGCGCCGAGCTGAACCTGGCGGTGACCCCGCCGGCGATCGTGATGATGGTCGGGTTGCAGGGGTCGGGCAAGACCACCACCACCGCCAAGCTCGCCAAGCGGCTGTCGAGCAATTCGATGACCGGCCGTACGGCGAAGAAGGTGCTGATGGCGTCGCTGGACGTCAATCGCCCGGCCGCCCAGGAGCAGCTGGCGACGCTGGGCACGCAGATCGAGGTTGCGACGCTGCCGATCGTCGTTGGGCAGCAGCCGGTCGAGATCGCGCGTCGCGCGGTGCAGGCCGCGAAGCTGCAGGGCTTCGACGTGCTGATGCTCGACACCGCCGGCCGCCTGCACGTCGATCAGGCGCTGATGGACGAGATGAAGGCAGTCGCCGAGGTGGCGAAGCCGCAGGAGATCCTGCTGGTCGTCGACTCGCTGACCGGGCAGGACGCGGTCAACGTCGCGCAGAACTTCTCCGAACAGGTGCCGCTGACCGGCGTCGTGCTGACCCGCATGGACGGCGACGCGCGCGGCGGTGCGGCGCTGTCGATGCGCGCGGTGACCGGCAAGCCGATCAAGTTCGCAGGCGTCGGCGAAAAGCTGGACGCGCTGGAGGCGTTCCACCCCAGCCGCGTCGCCGGCCGCATCCTCGGCATGGGCGACGTCGTGTCGCTGGTGGAGCGTGCCGCCGAGTCGATCCAGCAGGAAGACGCCGAGCGGATGGCGGACCGGCTGGCCAAGGGGAAGTTCGATATGAACGACCTGCGCAGCCAGCTCGCGCAGATGAAGCGCATGGGCGGGCTGGGCGCGCTAGCGGGCATGCTGCCGGGCATGAAGAAGGCGCAGGCCGCGATGGATGCGGTGCCGGGCAGCGACAAGATGCTGGTTCATATGGACGCGATGATCGGGTCGATGACCATCAAGGAGCGCGCCAAGCCGGAGCTGATCAACGCCAAGCGCAAGATCCGCATCGCCAAGGGTTCCGGCACCACGGTGCAGGAGGTCAACAAGCTGTTGAAGATGCACCTCGAAATGTCGACCGCCATGAAGAAGATCAAGAAGATGGGCGGTATCAAGGGCATGATGGCGATGCTCGGCAAGGGCGGCCTGGGCGGGCTCGGCAATGCGATCGGCGGCGCCGACATGGGCGACGTGATGGGCAAGCTGGGCGGGCCCGGAGGCGGATTGGGCGGTGGCCCTGGGTTGCCGGGTTTGCCGGGCAACCTTCCGGGGGGCCCGGGCGGATTCAAGTTCAAGAGATAG
- a CDS encoding MiaB/RimO family radical SAM methylthiotransferase translates to MSFSHQPEVVTLGCRLNIAESAAIRQLAGRGQVVVNGCGVTNQAVKDTRAAIRRLRRARPDAELVVTGCASEMDRAGFTAMPEVDRVVANAAKLLPASWGARPNAPRAVPQTRAFVGVQNGCDHHCTFCAIPQGRGANRADPVAEVIPRIAALVEAGQREVVLSGVDLASYDDRGARLGVLVERLLADVPGLQRLRLSSLDPAAIDDHLLALLTQEPRVMPHVHLSVQAGDDMILKRMRRRHARGDVVRLVERLKAQRDVAIGADLIAGFPTEDEAMFAHTLALVAEADITHAHVFPYSPRAGTPAARMPQVTPAVARDRAARLRTATAARLATRLAAQVGTTQAVLVEKPGDRGHAADFAEVRLPAPVPVGSIVTVIVTAAAPDHLTGIIA, encoded by the coding sequence ATGTCGTTTTCCCATCAGCCCGAGGTCGTGACACTCGGCTGCCGCCTCAACATCGCCGAAAGCGCCGCGATCCGCCAGCTGGCAGGGCGCGGGCAGGTGGTGGTGAACGGCTGCGGCGTCACCAATCAGGCGGTGAAGGACACGCGCGCCGCGATCCGCCGCCTGCGCCGCGCGCGGCCGGACGCCGAGCTGGTCGTCACCGGCTGCGCGTCCGAGATGGACCGCGCCGGTTTCACGGCGATGCCCGAGGTCGACCGCGTCGTCGCCAATGCCGCCAAGCTGCTCCCGGCCAGCTGGGGCGCCCGCCCCAACGCACCGCGCGCGGTACCGCAGACGCGCGCGTTCGTCGGCGTCCAGAACGGCTGCGACCATCATTGCACCTTCTGCGCGATCCCGCAGGGGCGCGGGGCGAACCGCGCCGATCCCGTTGCGGAGGTCATCCCGCGCATCGCCGCACTGGTCGAGGCCGGGCAGCGCGAGGTGGTGTTGAGCGGCGTCGACCTCGCCAGCTACGACGATCGCGGCGCGCGGCTGGGCGTGCTGGTCGAGCGACTGCTCGCCGACGTTCCCGGACTCCAGCGTCTTCGACTGTCCTCGCTCGACCCCGCCGCGATCGACGACCATCTGCTCGCGCTGCTGACGCAGGAGCCGCGCGTCATGCCGCACGTTCACCTGTCCGTGCAGGCCGGCGACGACATGATCCTGAAGCGGATGCGCCGCCGCCATGCCCGCGGCGACGTGGTGCGGCTCGTCGAGCGCCTCAAGGCGCAACGCGATGTCGCGATCGGTGCCGACCTGATCGCCGGCTTCCCGACCGAGGACGAGGCGATGTTCGCACACACGCTCGCGCTGGTCGCCGAGGCCGATATCACCCACGCGCACGTCTTTCCCTACTCGCCACGCGCCGGCACCCCCGCCGCGCGCATGCCGCAGGTCACCCCCGCCGTCGCGCGCGATCGCGCCGCGCGGCTCCGCACCGCCACCGCCGCGCGCCTCGCCACGCGCCTCGCCGCGCAGGTCGGCACGACGCAGGCCGTGCTGGTCGAAAAGCCCGGTGACCGCGGCCATGCCGCCGATTTCGCGGAGG